In one Carassius carassius chromosome 14, fCarCar2.1, whole genome shotgun sequence genomic region, the following are encoded:
- the myoz1a gene encoding myozenin-1a has product MPLSGTPAPPNKRKKLSKIITDLSHITQDEYESEPEASEFDLGKKISPPKDIMLEELSLLKNKGSKMFKMRQIRVEKFIYENNPDLFSSDSMDNLQKFVPSLGGQMMDVGGHLIGGHMSGQAGRGGQAPVPPPKPGSYGKGLEGGLQAGGLAGGVGGEGGKDGVSGDAQGEESSKAALEKAQKKGAYGKTYVSPWERAMKGNEDLLATMKAQMPGPCSQKELRNYKCFNRSAMPFGGFEKASQLMTFQMPDIEVATEELEPAVVYHHDIGSRPSFNRTPIGWGGSAEPGSIHMELDTIPFDGETDDL; this is encoded by the exons ATGCCTCTGTCAGGAACACCAGCACCACCCAACAAGAGGAAAAAGCTCTCCAAGATCATCACTGACCTGTCACACATTACCCAAGATG agTATGAATCAGAGCCTGAGGCCTCAGAGTTTGACCTGGGGAAAAAGATCAGTCCACCCAAGGACATCATGCTGGAGGAACTGTCCCTTCTGAAGAACAAAGGCTCCAAGATGTTCAAGATGAGGCAGATTCGTGTGGAGAAGTTCATCTACGAGAACAATCCTGACCTCTTCAGTAGTGATTCCATG GATAACCTCCAGAAGTTCGTGCCCAGCCTGGGGGGCCAGATGATGGATGTTGGTGGCCATCTGATTGGTGGTCATATGTCTGGCCAGGCTGGTAGAGGCGGTCAAGCACCAGTGCCTCCTCCTAAACCCGGAAGCTATGGAAAGGGATTAGAGGGTGGGCTACAAGCAGGTGGGCTCGCTGGAGGTGTTGGAGGAGAAGGGGGGAAGGATGGTGTGTCAGGAGATGCACAGG GTGAGGAAAGTTCTAAGGCTGCTTTGGAAAAGGCACAAAAGAAGGGCGCATATGGGAAGACATACGTTTCCCCTTGGGAACGGGCGATGAAGGGCAATGAAGACCTTCTAGCAACAATGAAAGCTCAAATGCCTGGACCCTGCTCTCAAAAGGAGCTGCGCAATTATAAGTGCTTCAACAG GAGTGCTATGCCTTTTGGAGGTTTTGAGAAGGCCTCTCAGCTGATGACCTTCCAGATGCCAGACATCGAGGTGGCCACTGAGGAGCTTGAACCTGCAGTGGTGTACCATCATGATATTGGCTCACGGCCCTCCTTTAACCGCACACCCATTGGCTGGGGAGGTAGCGCTGAACCAGGCAGCATTCACATGGAGTTGGATACTATACCATTTGATGGGGAGACTGATGACCTGTGA